The Chrysemys picta bellii isolate R12L10 chromosome 5, ASM1138683v2, whole genome shotgun sequence DNA segment AAAAATAATCACTCAGTGCACTTGTAAATTAAGacagtaaaataaaatgtgtacATGCTTTACCAAATGCATTTTTTGGACTATATCATGTCTACCTTTGTGTGGATATTTATAGCAAGCACTAGTTAATGCTGTCATTAAGGTTATGTATGCATTTCTGATATGACCTTTTCAGTCACTTCAAACTCTGCTGTTGGTCTGAAAACTTCACTTCTTGTAGCTGAGCGTCAACTGTCACTAAACGTTGCAGCAAAAACAGCTCAGCCTCTAGTGAGAGTGGAAAGAACACCTTTATAGGAAATAACATAAATCTTCTTCATAGTTCTAATCAGATTTTTGCTGGAAGGGGTAGATACTTATGAGTGAAATTGTCTTCTGAGATATTATGGGAAAACCAGTTTTGATTGAATATTTGAAAACATCCTTTGTGCATGGACGTAAACGTTACTACTGTAAACAGTAAAAGGGTTCTTCAACAATTGACCAACCTTACTCAGAAAGGCAGAGTGGACTAGCATGCATGGTTGACTGACTGTGCAATGACCCTTCTGTTTCCAATGTGTGGACCCCTGTGGTTTCTAGTCAAATAGCTACCAAAAAAAATCCGTAACTTGATCTAAAATTGATTGCATGCACAGGTAAGCATTCAAATCAGGAAATAACTTTGTTTTGCTATATGATCTTGAATTACATGATTGCATGCTATATtttgaataactgatttttataGTTTAGTAGGGTGTCAAGCAAATTATGCGGGGAAGGGTAGCCCTTACCTAATTCACTGTAACTATTGTATGCGAGGTCTTTTATAGACTGCTATTCATACTACACGATAGTAGATGCTAAGAATTTTACATCATCATGGTCATGTAAGTCTGTAATCTAGACTACAATGTAGTCACAACACAGCGCTGTAGTACAATTTACACACAGAGAAAACTTAGGTTTATGTATGCAACATTAATTTAATCATTTGATTCAAGTGACTGACAGCTATGTAACCTTAACATTCTCGACACTGCTTTTCTGATGGATTATATAAGCACCGAAGCTATCTTCTCATCTTGTTAATACTAATTATACTTTCAATGGTTGTGCAATACTTTATGCACATTAGGACTGCCCCCAAGTCATGTCTGTCAAAAAGGAGGGTGTGTtaaaatttttttctcttagttCAAAACGTAGCAATGTAGCTGACCAAGTTTTTTTTATGTGTAAACACTGATTGTCTCGGGGGAAGGTATATAGTTACAACTTATGCTAACTCAGGTGACCTTCAGTATCCTATAGAAACGTGCATACAGCAATTCTTAAAAGCTTTATGAATAGGCCCCTACCAACAGGGCCTCTCCTCAGTGCCCCTCTGTCCCTTGCTTTGCTCCTCTGTGCTTATGGTGACTATAAAGAGGTGAGAAAGGAAGGTCACAAGGACGTCTATATACTAGTCTCCTCCTTCCTCATAGCAGGTATTTTATACTGAATTAGATTGGGACATGCTTATAGCTCATTGCAGTACTGGTTGACAAGTTTTGACCTGAACAGTGACTGATATGAAATGTGCTCTTACTACATGAGTGAAACAGGGAGGTATAAAACAATACTTTGTGGGCACAGAAATATGTCTCAAACACTCAGTTACAAAAAGCCAGAATGTTTTCTTGATATGGAAAAAACAAGATGCTTGGGGCATAGTAAAAAGTTTGGAACAGCCTATAAAAAACTTAAGAGTGAGACTTGTGGTGGTTCAGAAATCTCCGTCTACTTGCTGAGAAATAGTAACCATTGATGACTCTACTAAAATATTCATCAACTGTATGAATCTTCAGCAGAGGAGGCACATGTAGTACAGCTCTAAACAGCAGATCATTTTAAATGCAGAATAATAAAAACGAAGGATGTGTAGAGGCAACATCTTCACTGATTCTTGAGTTACTCAGTTTTGTTTTCTGGCTTCCAATTACCACACAGTTGCTTTTCAGTTTCAGAAAATATTGACACGTGGACAGCTATTTGATACTTTGTCTCCCCCGTTAAATGCAGGAGTGGTACTGGAGTTGtgagggatgggggtgtgtggaaaTGAGGATTATAATCTAGATTTACTTGTTTAAGAAGTTACCTTTTTGTTAGCAGATACTCTGAACTGTTTATCTGGTAGGGCTGTTGAACATTTCAATTTGATTACTTTTTAAGGCAAAAGGATTTCCATTTGTAAAAATTACAATTTTTTCAAAGACTAAGCAGCCTATGAAATGTCTGTTATTAAATTCTGGTTCAGCTGACTTTcatgtctttttttaattttagaataCATAAGGGGTTCAAGTTGTAGAAGATTTGTGGATATACGTGAAGAGCATGTAAGCAAGAAGAATTGCATCTTGAGTGTCTTATAACGAAACTGAACTGTTCTGGGGCCAAGCTTTGCATTCTCCAACACTCAAAAGAACCTGCGTTTTCTAGAATTTTAAGTGAAAATAAGATGACAacagttttaaattaaaactcaGAATGAATGTTGAAAAATCGGAAAATAAGGCAAAGAATGGCTTGCAGTCTCCCTTATTTATCAGTGATGAAAATGGAAATAAATTTACATGTAACACAACTACACCACCCTCAATTAATCATACCACCAATATAAATGGAAATTCAGCTAGCCAGTGTAATAAAATGGCTGAGCATGAAGATAATATGGATTTTAAGGATGTAAATGATTTCACAACCATTTCTTTAAATCAGGAATGTATTGGAGCACTTGATCTACAAAAGACTGGGGGTGAATTTATCTGTAGGGGTGCTTCATTGAGCGATATTGATGCCACATGTGTGTGTCCTGCAACTGAACAGACTTGTATTTATGTCTTGAACCATAACTTAAAAGAACCAACCAGCCTCTTAAAAGAAAACCTTGCTCTAAAAGGAGTGCAGAATCAAAGTACTGATCAACCAGTGCCTTATAGACAGATTGACTGTAACTGTACAATGCATTTTACCCCTTTGGAATGGAGCAAAAACTCTGAAATCGAAAATGAAGTAGGTTTTGCTCATGTGGCATTAGAGGTCACTGGTGTCAATGAATCTCTTGATATGGCTAAAAACGTGGGGAAAACTATGGGAAGTGAAAACGAAGATGCATTTCTCCCTCTGACATCCATCTCTTCTGATGAAATGCATATGAGAAAAAGTTTTGAGACAAGTAGCTCTGAAAAACCTCCTAGTTCATCTGTGTTGGAAGCTTCAGGGGGCCCAAACCCATCAAATAATTGTTCAGATTTGGTAGTACTACCTCTTGCTTCTCCAGATGTTGGAGGGGTTAGTGAACAGTCTCTAAAAGGCACCAATTATGTCGATGTAGCACCACAAAAGAGAGAGTCACAAGAAATGGAAATGCAGTCCTTAAAACTAGTTGCTGAATGGTTAGATTGTCACTCTAAGAATTCGGTGTCACCAGAGCATTTTAATATggataaagattttaaaaagtatttgcaTAGCACACCTGAACATGCCGAAACTGACACATCTCCAACCAGAATGGTAATTAATTACTCTGTAAATGATTTATGTGCTCTGCCAATACAGAATTTTGATGCAAGTATAGACCAAGAACAGGTGGTAAACAAAGTGAGTGAACATTTAGccaaagaacaaaatgtctctGCTAAAAACACTGTTCTCCGAGATGTACCCAGCTATTTTGCAGTGTCTGAATCACTACAAAGCAGTATACCAAAACCAGAAGGGGCTGCTACAGCTGAGCTGAAATGTGAGGCAACTTTTGTGGTCTTCAGTCCAACAGCTGGTGAAACCAGTCCTGATTCATGTATTTCTACACCTATGACAGGATCAAAAAAACCAAAATTTTCTGTTTCAGCTTTGGCAGAAGCTGGAGTTGGGCCTTGTAAACTGGGAAAGAATGATGCATTAATGAGAGGATGCAATAGAAAGATTTCACTTAAAACTAGTTCTGAACAAATTGCAGTGAAACCAAAAAATCAGTCTCTTATTGTTTCAACAATAACCAAAGCTAGAAAAGCTGAGATTGTTAGCTTTCCAAAACcaaactttaaaaatgtgaagCCAAAAGTTATATCAAGAGCTGTGTTACAGTCGAAAGATAATGCTTCATTAAAAATATCTCCGAGATCCCCTCAACTCTCTACTGCCTCATCGTCTTCACCAGTTTCTTCCCCAAGGCAATTGCCCTCTTCCATCAAAGCATTGAGGGAAAAACGTGATTTAGACAGAGATACTAAAGCAGAAATACCAATGACTAAGACTCATAAGCAACCTCTTAATAAACAGCTCTTTCCTAGCCAAGTTGTACATGCTACAACTCATTCAAAGAACGCTTCTCACAAAATTCCAAAAACACTTCCAGTAAAGCAGACTCCAGAAGACATTGACAAAGCAAGCTCCTCCAATTCAACATCCTCCTCTGTTTCTGCTGCAGTTGTAACATGTGTACAGAGCTCAAAAGGGAAATTGAATGACAAAATGGAAAGCAAAAAGTCCTTGGCACAGCCATGTGTCACAAGCACCTACTGGACTGGAGCTGAAAATGACCAAAATTGCAATTTGGGAACTCTTTTGGAAATGGAAGAGCTAATAAAAGATCCAGCAAATGAGACATTTGAAGTTGACCCCGTTCCCTTGGTAAGTTTATGCATCTACTGTTCAATTAACTGATTTGCATATGTTAAATCTGGAAACGTACATTGTACAGCCGTGAATGGAAATTGTGAGTGTTTCTTAAATCTGTAAATCTCAATACAACCTTGACTATGGAGTTAATTCTGCCTCCATAatactgagggagagggaaaatcTTGAAAGGAATCCTGCCATCTCAGTTGTTTGCTAACTACTTAAAACATGCATctacataactttttttttttaaggaagtgtCCATCTGTTCAGCCTCAGTCCAGTTCTACTGCATGTAAAAAATACTCTGAATATGGCTAGTAGGCATGGATTTTCAAAATGGTGTATGAGAATCTGATATAAGTGAAGTTCTACAGTGTGACTTGTAtggaaccttttaaaaatacatctttatTTCTGTGCACTTCATTACAATGTGCACATTAACTTTTTGAGTATCTTCACACTCTAACACTaccaacattttaaatgaaaaatatttggaTTTTAAAGCTCAAGATAAGTTTCTCATACCAGAAATTAAATTACTTGGTTATAAAATTGGATAATATCCAAATCAGGATAATTTATGGGAATTATGTAATCCACACTTACATTGGATGCTTGGTGTACATGAAGTTCAGGATGCTCATAAACTAGCCAAAAGTAGGTATCTAAAACCAaccagaaaaaaattattttttggaCACATTTTATTGTTTAGAGGTGAGAGTCACTAGTTACACTACCTCAGCTAAACAAATATCAAGTCTAAAATGTATCTGTCATGACTTCATTATCTCACTGATATAGAGTATGTCTGCCTTTGTAATATTTGCCAGCATGAACCTATTGAATAGGTCAGGAGAGGTATAATCTAAGTaactgactgggagccaggaactctggtctagagtgaaatcctggccccatggaagtcaatggcaaaatcccaATTGACTTCAATAATGCCAGGTTTTCATCTACTGTCTCTTTAGTTTCTTATACTGTACCTATGGCCATATTATGGTTCAATTCCTTTGGTCTTTATTGCCTTGAGTAAGACAGTTAAACTGAGACAGAGTTTATCACCTGTAAAATATGCTGGCAGTTTAGTACATTTTGACACTTGGATGAATTCAAGGCTAAAATAACATTTTGTTATGAGTAAGAATAGCTGTTTAacaaatttgaaattttgatttCTCATGGTTTCTGAGGGAGGTATACATCACACTGTCAGGATTTTAAGATTTGCAAGTCCTAGGACTAAATTCCCTCTGTTTAGATGGAATAATTGGAATATTGCACTGGAGTTTCTTTAATCAGGTTCTCATGGGGGGAAAGTGATCTTGTCTTTAGTACAAATGTCTGGAAATGAGTCTGAACTATGGCTCAAGTCAAAGTGGGTTTGGTTCCCCTCTTGTACGATTAAATCATTGTGAACAAAAATCCACAAAATGTGCGGGAGCATGACTAGGTGATGATATTTTGATACCCATTCCTATACTACATGTGTTTCTGAGCTTGTGCTAGTTAAAAGTGAGAGAGTTCTGTGGTGAAACTAGCGCAACGCCAAATGAGGCATTCAGCTTGAGCCAGTGCTATCTCTTCAACATGCCCTGCATCCATTCCTTAAAGTTACAATAAGTATAGTCTCCTCTGGGTGTGAAAAGAATTATTTAGATAAATCAGTAATCCAGTTAATATCCTTACTGAGATTCTGATTGCTGGCAACTTTTCTTAAATGACCAAACTGGGAATCTTATGTTAATGTAGCCATGAAGACTTGTAGGATGCCACTAATTGCATTTCATTCAGTTCTGTAGCCCACATGTGAACTACTACTTTACCATgaatgtattttgaaataaaccACTTGATTCCTATCTGTACCCAAATAAACCAGACATTCAGAATTCGATTTAAATTAAACCTGAGTTGCAGCACTCTTTTGCACAGACTTTAATTTAGGTATCGATGACCAATTTGGAATTTAGTGTCACCTCATATCCCAACCCATTATGTGACCTCTAAAAATTAATTTAGCAGATGCACATAACTCTGAATTGCAGAGGATAGTGTTCATCTGTGTTTCTTCCTTTCCTGGACCAACTTGGACCAACTTTCCTGGATAACAAGCACCTACTTGAAATCACTTGCCTTTGTGACTAATTTTCTTTCTGGTAATTGATGCTAAACGCCCCCCACCTACTTTATAGGCAATAAGTGAAACAACTTGTTCTTACAATAGTGTTGTGTTTTACAGGTTTCTTCAGCTAAAACTGGGGCAGCACAAGATAAAAATATACACAAGGAAGGCCCTATCACTCTAAGAAGTGTATCTGCTCCCAAGGTGAAAGTGGTGCCTTCTGTGTTTCGCTCTAGGCGAGgaagtgaaaataaaaatgtgtgcaCAACTAAAATGTCATCTCCTCAAAGAGCTGTTCTGCCATCGAGTTCTGGTAAGAGAATTTCTATTAGGGTAATAAACTCCTTAAAAAACAAGGCATTAAACTTTACCATTATTCCAATAGGTTAGTTTTATAACGTTAGTGATTAAGATATGTGACAGATCTGAACCCAGTCAGAAGTGCTGGAATCCACACAATGGTTAAAGCAAGAACCATAACAGTCCAGCATCTCAATGTGTATCAACACTCTGGAAGCTTCTCTTTTATTTAGTTTAGTCTGGGTTTCCTCTTACGAAAATGTCATCAAAAATGCTACTTGTGGTGGCTTTTGCCAATGCAGATACTAGTGCATTAAAGCTGAGGAAATTGCTCAGTTTTCATGGACTACAGAAAAAAATGTGGGACGGCAGTCACTTTAGGTTGCTGTTGACCTGATTTAGACCTCATCAGGTGGTCTAGAGGAGTCTCTGGCCCTAAATAACTTCTTCCTTATCCTCTTTCCTCTAAGTAGGAGGCAGAGGTTATATGACAGCCCATGTCTACTAGATTTCTATCTTCAGTGTTCATAAATCTAATCTAGAAATGAGAGGCTACTTGGATGAGTCTGAATAGTACAGTATTTGCATCTTTCAATTGGATGCATGATGAATAATATAATAGGAATTCATTTCAAAAGGCAAAAACAGTTTGTAGGTTCTTTAGTCCCTAACAATTAGGGCTTTACG contains these protein-coding regions:
- the MTUS1 gene encoding microtubule-associated tumor suppressor 1 isoform X4, with translation MNVEKSENKAKNGLQSPLFISDENGNKFTCNTTTPPSINHTTNINGNSASQCNKMAEHEDNMDFKDVNDFTTISLNQECIGALDLQKTGGEFICRGASLSDIDATCVCPATEQTCIYVLNHNLKEPTSLLKENLALKGVQNQSTDQPVPYRQIDCNCTMHFTPLEWSKNSEIENEVGFAHVALEVTGVNESLDMAKNVGKTMGSENEDAFLPLTSISSDEMHMRKSFETSSSEKPPSSSVLEASGGPNPSNNCSDLVVLPLASPDVGGVSEQSLKGTNYVDVAPQKRESQEMEMQSLKLVAEWLDCHSKNSVSPEHFNMDKDFKKYLHSTPEHAETDTSPTRMVINYSVNDLCALPIQNFDASIDQEQVVNKVSEHLAKEQNVSAKNTVLRDVPSYFAVSESLQSSIPKPEGAATAELKCEATFVVFSPTAGETSPDSCISTPMTGSKKPKFSVSALAEAGVGPCKLGKNDALMRGCNRKISLKTSSEQIAVKPKNQSLIVSTITKARKAEIVSFPKPNFKNVKPKVISRAVLQSKDNASLKISPRSPQLSTASSSSPVSSPRQLPSSIKALREKRDLDRDTKAEIPMTKTHKQPLNKQLFPSQVVHATTHSKNASHKIPKTLPVKQTPEDIDKASSSNSTSSSVSAAVVTCVQSSKGKLNDKMESKKSLAQPCVTSTYWTGAENDQNCNLGTLLEMEELIKDPANETFEVDPVPLVSSAKTGAAQDKNIHKEGPITLRSVSAPKVKVVPSVFRSRRGSENKNVCTTKMSSPQRAVLPSSSATSATIIIKNGEWPSKATCQNGISGSISLKPVPRPRVYSLKSTPKGTKNKSCSLNQCIPKSAGPFLPARKTSEPRGNQPLGTPVLNGPRRLLSGFNSVERGKQRSPKSSCIHTQTSPAVHSTETKTRELAQYKAKCENQSDIILHLKKFLASSNQKFEALTVVIQHLQSEREEALKQHKELSQEFLNLRGELVTTSAACEKLERDRNELQAAYEGFVQKLNQQHQNDLTELEERLKQFYTGECEKLQSICIEEAEKYKAQLQEQVDNLNITHENFKLELETSHAEKIDELKKEYESSLSELKNAHELERNSFENSFKEKQESLEKKIDELKRENDSLNEKLEEQKQIAKEKANLKNPQIMYLEQELESLKAVVEIKNEKLRQQDIKLMKTEKLVEKNTVLMDKMKKFQQENEELKARMDKHMQLSRQLSTEQAVLQESLEKESKVNKRLSMENEELLWKLQNGDLCSPKKVSPSSPLMPSQSPRNSGTFSGPTVAPR
- the MTUS1 gene encoding microtubule-associated tumor suppressor 1 isoform X1, which gives rise to MNVEKSENKAKNGLQSPLFISDENGNKFTCNTTTPPSINHTTNINGNSASQCNKMAEHEDNMDFKDVNDFTTISLNQECIGALDLQKTGGEFICRGASLSDIDATCVCPATEQTCIYVLNHNLKEPTSLLKENLALKGVQNQSTDQPVPYRQIDCNCTMHFTPLEWSKNSEIENEVGFAHVALEVTGVNESLDMAKNVGKTMGSENEDAFLPLTSISSDEMHMRKSFETSSSEKPPSSSVLEASGGPNPSNNCSDLVVLPLASPDVGGVSEQSLKGTNYVDVAPQKRESQEMEMQSLKLVAEWLDCHSKNSVSPEHFNMDKDFKKYLHSTPEHAETDTSPTRMVINYSVNDLCALPIQNFDASIDQEQVVNKVSEHLAKEQNVSAKNTVLRDVPSYFAVSESLQSSIPKPEGAATAELKCEATFVVFSPTAGETSPDSCISTPMTGSKKPKFSVSALAEAGVGPCKLGKNDALMRGCNRKISLKTSSEQIAVKPKNQSLIVSTITKARKAEIVSFPKPNFKNVKPKVISRAVLQSKDNASLKISPRSPQLSTASSSSPVSSPRQLPSSIKALREKRDLDRDTKAEIPMTKTHKQPLNKQLFPSQVVHATTHSKNASHKIPKTLPVKQTPEDIDKASSSNSTSSSVSAAVVTCVQSSKGKLNDKMESKKSLAQPCVTSTYWTGAENDQNCNLGTLLEMEELIKDPANETFEVDPVPLVSSAKTGAAQDKNIHKEGPITLRSVSAPKVKVVPSVFRSRRGSENKNVCTTKMSSPQRAVLPSSSGVETSSRGKPASMKTSLASWASSGKSLTKSKVPIRRTASISSISSTQSEQSTCSNNSTSATIIIKNGEWPSKATCQNGISGSISLKPVPRPRVYSLKSTPKGTKNKSCSLNQCIPKSAGPFLPARKTSEPRGNQPLGTPVLNGPRRLLSGFNSVERGKQRSPKSSCIHTQTSPAVHSTETKTRELAQYKAKCENQSDIILHLKKFLASSNQKFEALTVVIQHLQSEREEALKQHKELSQEFLNLRGELVTTSAACEKLERDRNELQAAYEGFVQKLNQQHQNDLTELEERLKQFYTGECEKLQSICIEEAEKYKAQLQEQVDNLNITHENFKLELETSHAEKIDELKKEYESSLSELKNAHELERNSFENSFKEKQESLEKKIDELKRENDSLNEKLEEQKQIAKEKANLKNPQIMYLEQELESLKAVVEIKNEKLRQQDIKLMKTEKLVEKNTVLMDKMKKFQQENEELKARMDKHMQLSRQLSTEQAVLQESLEKESKVNKRLSMENEELLWKLQNGDLCSPKKVSPSSPLMPSQSPRNSGTFSGPTVAPR
- the MTUS1 gene encoding microtubule-associated tumor suppressor 1 isoform X3, with translation MNVEKSENKAKNGLQSPLFISDENGNKFTCNTTTPPSINHTTNINGNSASQCNKMAEHEDNMDFKDVNDFTTISLNQECIGALDLQKTGGEFICRGASLSDIDATCVCPATEQTCIYVLNHNLKEPTSLLKENLALKGVQNQSTDQPVPYRQIDCNCTMHFTPLEWSKNSEIENEVGFAHVALEVTGVNESLDMAKNVGKTMGSENEDAFLPLTSISSDEMHMRKSFETSSSEKPPSSSVLEASGGPNPSNNCSDLVVLPLASPDVGGVSEQSLKGTNYVDVAPQKRESQEMEMQSLKLVAEWLDCHSKNSVSPEHFNMDKDFKKYLHSTPEHAETDTSPTRMVINYSVNDLCALPIQNFDASIDQEQVVNKVSEHLAKEQNVSAKNTVLRDVPSYFAVSESLQSSIPKPEGAATAELKCEATFVVFSPTAGETSPDSCISTPMTGSKKPKFSVSALAEAGVGPCKLGKNDALMRGCNRKISLKTSSEQIAVKPKNQSLIVSTITKARKAEIVSFPKPNFKNVKPKVISRAVLQSKDNASLKISPRSPQLSTASSSSPVSSPRQLPSSIKALREKRDLDRDTKAEIPMTKTHKQPLNKQLFPSQVVHATTHSKNASHKIPKTLPVKQTPEDIDKASSSNSTSSSVSAAVVTCVQSSKGKLNDKMESKKSLAQPCVTSTYWTGAENDQNCNLGTLLEMEELIKDPANETFEVDPVPLVSSAKTGAAQDKNIHKEGPITLRSVSAPKVKVVPSVFRSRRGSENKNVCTTKMSSPQRAVLPSSSGVETSSRGKPASMKTSLASWASSGKSLTKSKVPIRRTASISSISSTQSEQSTCSNNSTSATIIIKNGEWPSKATCQNGISGSISLKPVPRPRVYSLKSTPKVERGKQRSPKSSCIHTQTSPAVHSTETKTRELAQYKAKCENQSDIILHLKKFLASSNQKFEALTVVIQHLQSEREEALKQHKELSQEFLNLRGELVTTSAACEKLERDRNELQAAYEGFVQKLNQQHQNDLTELEERLKQFYTGECEKLQSICIEEAEKYKAQLQEQVDNLNITHENFKLELETSHAEKIDELKKEYESSLSELKNAHELERNSFENSFKEKQESLEKKIDELKRENDSLNEKLEEQKQIAKEKANLKNPQIMYLEQELESLKAVVEIKNEKLRQQDIKLMKTEKLVEKNTVLMDKMKKFQQENEELKARMDKHMQLSRQLSTEQAVLQESLEKESKVNKRLSMENEELLWKLQNGDLCSPKKVSPSSPLMPSQSPRNSGTFSGPTVAPR
- the MTUS1 gene encoding microtubule-associated tumor suppressor 1 isoform X2, with product MNVEKSENKAKNGLQSPLFISDENGNKFTCNTTTPPSINHTTNINGNSASQCNKMAEHEDNMDFKDVNDFTTISLNQECIGALDLQKTGGEFICRGASLSDIDATCVCPATEQTCIYVLNHNLKEPTSLLKENLALKGVQNQSTDQPVPYRQIDCNCTMHFTPLEWSKNSEIENEVGFAHVALEVTGVNESLDMAKNVGKTMGSENEDAFLPLTSISSDEMHMRKSFETSSSEKPPSSSVLEASGGPNPSNNCSDLVVLPLASPDVGGVSEQSLKGTNYVDVAPQKRESQEMEMQSLKLVAEWLDCHSKNSVSPEHFNMDKDFKKYLHSTPEHAETDTSPTRMVINYSVNDLCALPIQNFDASIDQEQVVNKVSEHLAKEQNVSAKNTVLRDVPSYFAVSESLQSSIPKPEGAATAELKCEATFVVFSPTAGETSPDSCISTPMTGSKKPKFSVSALAEAGVGPCKLGKNDALMRGCNRKISLKTSSEQIAVKPKNQSLIVSTITKARKAEIVSFPKPNFKNVKPKVISRAVLQSKDNASLKISPRSPQLSTASSSSPVSSPRQLPSSIKALREKRDLDRDTKAEIPMTKTHKQPLNKQLFPSQVVHATTHSKNASHKIPKTLPVKQTPEDIDKASSSNSTSSSVSAAVVTCVQSSKGKLNDKMESKKSLAQPCVTSTYWTGAENDQNCNLGTLLEMEELIKDPANETFEVDPVPLVSSAKTGAAQDKNIHKEGPITLRSVSAPKVKVVPSVFRSRRGSENKNVCTTKMSSPQRAVLPSSSGVETSSRGKPASMKTSLASWASSGKSLTKSKVPIRRTASISSISSTQSEQSTCSNNSTSATIIIKNGEWPSKATCQNGISGSISLKPVPRPRVYSLKSTPKGTKNKSCSLNQCIPKSAGPFLPARKTSEPRGNQPLVERGKQRSPKSSCIHTQTSPAVHSTETKTRELAQYKAKCENQSDIILHLKKFLASSNQKFEALTVVIQHLQSEREEALKQHKELSQEFLNLRGELVTTSAACEKLERDRNELQAAYEGFVQKLNQQHQNDLTELEERLKQFYTGECEKLQSICIEEAEKYKAQLQEQVDNLNITHENFKLELETSHAEKIDELKKEYESSLSELKNAHELERNSFENSFKEKQESLEKKIDELKRENDSLNEKLEEQKQIAKEKANLKNPQIMYLEQELESLKAVVEIKNEKLRQQDIKLMKTEKLVEKNTVLMDKMKKFQQENEELKARMDKHMQLSRQLSTEQAVLQESLEKESKVNKRLSMENEELLWKLQNGDLCSPKKVSPSSPLMPSQSPRNSGTFSGPTVAPR
- the MTUS1 gene encoding microtubule-associated tumor suppressor 1 isoform X6, with amino-acid sequence MNVEKSENKAKNGLQSPLFISDENGNKFTCNTTTPPSINHTTNINGNSASQCNKMAEHEDNMDFKDVNDFTTISLNQECIGALDLQKTGGEFICRGASLSDIDATCVCPATEQTCIYVLNHNLKEPTSLLKENLALKGVQNQSTDQPVPYRQIDCNCTMHFTPLEWSKNSEIENEVGFAHVALEVTGVNESLDMAKNVGKTMGSENEDAFLPLTSISSDEMHMRKSFETSSSEKPPSSSVLEASGGPNPSNNCSDLVVLPLASPDVGGVSEQSLKGTNYVDVAPQKRESQEMEMQSLKLVAEWLDCHSKNSVSPEHFNMDKDFKKYLHSTPEHAETDTSPTRMVINYSVNDLCALPIQNFDASIDQEQVVNKVSEHLAKEQNVSAKNTVLRDVPSYFAVSESLQSSIPKPEGAATAELKCEATFVVFSPTAGETSPDSCISTPMTGSKKPKFSVSALAEAGVGPCKLGKNDALMRGCNRKISLKTSSEQIAVKPKNQSLIVSTITKARKAEIVSFPKPNFKNVKPKVISRAVLQSKDNASLKISPRSPQLSTASSSSPVSSPRQLPSSIKALREKRDLDRDTKAEIPMTKTHKQPLNKQLFPSQVVHATTHSKNASHKIPKTLPVKQTPEDIDKASSSNSTSSSVSAAVVTCVQSSKGKLNDKMESKKSLAQPCVTSTYWTGAENDQNCNLGTLLEMEELIKDPANETFEVDPVPLVSSAKTGAAQDKNIHKEGPITLRSVSAPKVKVVPSVFRSRRGSENKNVCTTKMSSPQRAVLPSSSATSATIIIKNGEWPSKATCQNGISGSISLKPVPRPRVYSLKSTPKVERGKQRSPKSSCIHTQTSPAVHSTETKTRELAQYKAKCENQSDIILHLKKFLASSNQKFEALTVVIQHLQSEREEALKQHKELSQEFLNLRGELVTTSAACEKLERDRNELQAAYEGFVQKLNQQHQNDLTELEERLKQFYTGECEKLQSICIEEAEKYKAQLQEQVDNLNITHENFKLELETSHAEKIDELKKEYESSLSELKNAHELERNSFENSFKEKQESLEKKIDELKRENDSLNEKLEEQKQIAKEKANLKNPQIMYLEQELESLKAVVEIKNEKLRQQDIKLMKTEKLVEKNTVLMDKMKKFQQENEELKARMDKHMQLSRQLSTEQAVLQESLEKESKVNKRLSMENEELLWKLQNGDLCSPKKVSPSSPLMPSQSPRNSGTFSGPTVAPR